In one window of Tubulanus polymorphus chromosome 3, tnTubPoly1.2, whole genome shotgun sequence DNA:
- the LOC141902841 gene encoding toxin AnmTx Cj 1c-1-like, with the protein MKTFILIVAVVIASVAAKDGFEELVHERFRRGVPCRCDSDGPSPHGNSLSGTSFFVVGCKSGWHKCAKRNPSAIATCCKEG; encoded by the exons ATGAAG ACCTTTATTTTGATTGTCGCAGTAGTCATTGCCTCAGTGGCGGCGAAGGACGGTTTTGAAG AATTGGTTCATGAGAGATTCAGAAGAGGAGTCCCGTGTCGATGCGATTCCGATGGACCATCTCCACATGGTAATTCACTAAGTGGTACCTCGTTCTTCGTTGTTGGCTGCAAAAGTGGATGGCACAAATGCGCTAAACGGAATCCATCTGCAATTGCCACATGTTGCAAAGAGGGTTAA